A genome region from Nocardioides cynanchi includes the following:
- the prfA gene encoding peptide chain release factor 1, protein MFEVVEGLLAEHAELETRLALPETHADARLAKKLNQRYAELTAIISTWREWQGTADDLTAARELAAEDPGFASEVDALATQREVAEERLRRLLVPRDPVDDKDALLEIKSGEGGEESALFAGDLLRMYTRYAETRGWTTEILDAAESDLGGYKSVTLAVKARGVTEPGQAPYGVLKFEGGVHRVQRVPVTESQGRVHTSAAGVLVLPEAEAVDVQIDEHDLRIDVFRSSGPGGQSVNTTDSAVRITHVPTGIVVSCQNEKSQLQNKEQALRILRARLLVAAQDEADAEASEARRSQVRTVDRSERIRTYNYPENRISDHRTGYKSYNLDQVLNGDLQPVIDSCIDADLNARLDAVDA, encoded by the coding sequence ATGTTCGAGGTCGTCGAGGGGCTGCTCGCCGAGCACGCCGAGCTCGAGACGCGCCTCGCCCTGCCCGAGACCCATGCCGACGCCCGGCTGGCCAAGAAGCTCAACCAGCGGTACGCCGAGCTGACCGCGATCATCTCCACCTGGCGCGAGTGGCAGGGCACCGCCGACGACCTCACGGCGGCCCGCGAGCTGGCCGCCGAGGACCCCGGATTCGCCTCCGAGGTCGATGCGCTCGCGACCCAGCGCGAGGTCGCCGAGGAGCGGCTCCGGCGGCTGCTGGTCCCACGCGACCCGGTCGACGACAAGGACGCCCTGCTCGAGATCAAGTCCGGCGAGGGTGGCGAGGAGTCGGCACTGTTCGCCGGCGACCTGCTCCGCATGTACACCCGGTACGCCGAGACCCGGGGCTGGACCACCGAGATCCTCGATGCCGCGGAGTCCGACCTCGGCGGCTACAAGTCGGTCACCCTGGCCGTGAAGGCCCGGGGGGTGACGGAGCCGGGCCAGGCGCCGTACGGCGTGTTGAAGTTCGAGGGCGGCGTCCACCGCGTGCAACGGGTGCCGGTGACCGAGTCGCAGGGCCGGGTCCACACCAGTGCCGCCGGCGTGCTCGTGCTGCCCGAGGCCGAGGCGGTCGACGTGCAGATCGACGAGCACGACCTGCGCATCGACGTCTTCCGCAGCAGCGGCCCGGGCGGCCAGAGCGTCAACACCACCGACTCGGCGGTCCGGATCACCCATGTCCCGACCGGCATCGTGGTCAGCTGCCAGAACGAGAAGAGCCAGCTCCAGAACAAGGAGCAGGCGCTGAGGATCCTGCGGGCCCGGCTGCTCGTCGCCGCCCAGGACGAGGCCGATGCCGAGGCCAGCGAGGCTCGCCGCAGCCAGGTCCGGACCGTCGACCGCTCGGAGCGGATCCGCACCTACAACTACCCGGAGAACCGGATCTCCGACCACCGCACCGGCTACAAGTCCTACAACCTCGACCAGGTGCTCAACGGTGACCTGCAGCCGGTGATCGACTCGTGCATCGACGCCGACCTCAACGCGCGGCTCGACGCGGTCGACGCCTGA
- the rpmE gene encoding 50S ribosomal protein L31, with protein MKNDIHPDYIVTEVTCTCGSTFTTRSTATSGSIHADVCSQCHPFYTGKQKILDTGGRVARFEARYAKMAKKDEAAETADSSK; from the coding sequence ATGAAGAATGACATCCACCCCGACTACATCGTGACCGAGGTGACCTGCACCTGCGGGAGCACCTTCACGACCCGTAGCACGGCCACGAGCGGCTCGATCCACGCCGACGTCTGCTCGCAGTGCCACCCGTTCTACACCGGCAAGCAGAAGATCCTCGACACCGGCGGCCGCGTCGCCCGCTTCGAGGCCCGCTACGCCAAGATGGCCAAGAAGGACGAAGCGGCCGAGACCGCCGACTCCTCCAAGTAG
- the rho gene encoding transcription termination factor Rho encodes MTETIESTPAESAPGGGSKKRSGGLNSLLLADLKSMAGGLGIRGAGSMKKAQLVDAIKAAQSGGQSRGQSGDQSGDQSGGESARQSGGQSAEQSGGRSTAPSERSGADPGEQPAEQQQRRTQPERSREERPAETERRTEQRDRRDEQKPVSEAQEAAPRGGQEQGGRQQRQERQQQQAGQGNQGGGRDQGRQGNQNQNQNQNQNQNQGRAQTGQSQDQSQDRDYDEGGSRRSRRRRGRDRTSTRQPATSSGQRNEPDTTILEDDVLIPAAGILDVLDNYAFVRTSGYLPGTDDVYVSLSMVRKYGLRRGDAIVGQVRQPREGERKEKFNPMVRIDSVNGADPEASRHRVEFAKLTPLYPSERLRLETEPTNLIGRVIDIASPIGKGQRGLIVSPSKAGKTMIMQSIASSITTNNPECHLMVVLVDERPEEVTDFERSTKGEVISSTFDRPATDHTMVAELAIERAKRLVELGHDVVVLLDGITRLGRAYNLAAPASGRILSGGVDSAALYPPKRFFGAARNIENGGSLTILATALIESGSKMDEVIFEEFKGTGNMEIRLRRDFADKRLFPAIDAVQSGTRREELLMSKEELAIVWKLRRVLSGLDGQQALELLLERLKKSSTNIEFLMQVQKTTPGAISGTD; translated from the coding sequence GTGACGGAAACCATCGAATCCACCCCCGCGGAGTCGGCGCCCGGCGGCGGCTCCAAGAAGCGCTCGGGTGGGCTCAACTCGCTGCTCCTCGCGGACCTGAAGTCGATGGCCGGCGGCCTCGGCATCAGGGGAGCGGGCTCCATGAAGAAGGCCCAGCTGGTCGACGCGATCAAGGCGGCCCAGTCGGGTGGCCAGTCCCGTGGCCAGTCGGGTGACCAGTCCGGTGACCAGTCCGGTGGCGAATCTGCTCGCCAGTCCGGCGGCCAGTCGGCCGAGCAGTCGGGCGGCAGGTCGACGGCTCCCTCGGAGCGGTCCGGCGCCGACCCTGGCGAGCAGCCGGCGGAGCAGCAGCAGCGCCGGACCCAGCCGGAGCGATCCCGTGAGGAGCGCCCGGCCGAGACGGAACGCCGTACCGAGCAGCGCGACCGCCGCGACGAGCAGAAGCCGGTCTCCGAGGCACAGGAAGCCGCTCCGCGCGGCGGCCAGGAGCAGGGCGGCCGCCAGCAGCGGCAGGAGCGCCAGCAGCAGCAGGCCGGCCAGGGCAACCAGGGCGGTGGCCGGGACCAGGGCCGTCAGGGCAACCAGAACCAGAACCAGAACCAGAACCAGAACCAGAACCAGGGCCGCGCCCAGACCGGCCAGTCGCAGGACCAGTCGCAGGACCGGGACTACGACGAGGGCGGCAGCCGGCGCAGCCGCCGCCGCCGCGGTCGCGACCGGACCAGCACCCGCCAGCCGGCGACGTCGTCCGGCCAGCGCAACGAGCCGGACACGACGATCCTCGAGGACGACGTGCTGATCCCGGCCGCGGGCATCCTCGACGTGCTCGACAACTACGCCTTCGTCCGGACCAGCGGCTACCTGCCCGGCACCGACGACGTCTACGTCTCGCTGTCGATGGTCCGCAAGTACGGCCTGCGTCGCGGCGACGCCATCGTCGGTCAGGTGCGCCAGCCCCGTGAGGGCGAGCGCAAGGAGAAGTTCAACCCGATGGTCCGCATCGACTCGGTCAACGGCGCCGACCCCGAGGCGTCGCGGCACCGGGTCGAGTTCGCCAAGCTCACACCCCTCTACCCCAGCGAGCGGCTGCGGCTGGAGACCGAGCCGACCAACCTGATCGGCCGCGTCATCGACATCGCCTCGCCGATCGGCAAGGGCCAGCGCGGCCTGATCGTGTCGCCGTCCAAGGCCGGCAAGACGATGATCATGCAGTCGATCGCCAGCTCGATCACCACCAACAACCCCGAGTGCCACCTGATGGTGGTGCTGGTCGACGAGCGGCCCGAGGAGGTCACCGACTTCGAGCGCTCGACGAAGGGCGAGGTCATCTCCTCGACCTTCGACCGCCCGGCCACCGACCACACCATGGTCGCCGAGCTCGCTATCGAGCGCGCCAAGCGCCTCGTCGAGCTCGGGCACGACGTGGTCGTCCTGCTCGACGGCATCACCCGGCTCGGCCGTGCCTACAACCTGGCCGCGCCCGCGTCCGGCCGGATCCTGTCCGGTGGTGTCGACTCGGCGGCGCTCTACCCGCCGAAGCGGTTTTTCGGCGCTGCGCGCAACATCGAGAACGGCGGGTCGCTGACCATCCTGGCCACCGCCCTGATCGAGAGCGGCTCGAAGATGGACGAGGTGATCTTCGAGGAGTTCAAGGGCACCGGCAACATGGAGATCCGGCTGCGCCGCGACTTCGCCGACAAGCGGCTCTTCCCGGCGATCGACGCGGTCCAGAGCGGCACCCGCCGCGAGGAGCTGTTGATGAGCAAGGAGGAGCTGGCCATCGTCTGGAAGCTCCGACGGGTGCTCTCCGGACTGGACGGCCAGCAGGCCCTCGAGCTGCTCCTCGAGCGGCTGAAGAAGAGCTCGACCAACATCGAGTTCCTGATGCAGGTGCAGAAGACCACCCCCGGCGCGATCAGCGGCACCGACTGA
- a CDS encoding VOC family protein, giving the protein MSHPIVHAEIRSSDPDATRAFFGDLFGWTYPQEGAFPGYTFVETGVPGALYTAISPLQGDGDLVTFFVGVDDIADAIARTTTLGGRVVQEPVTVPGVSFALIADPQGHIVGLAQQL; this is encoded by the coding sequence ATGAGCCACCCGATCGTGCACGCCGAGATCCGTTCCAGCGACCCCGACGCCACCCGCGCCTTCTTCGGCGACCTGTTCGGCTGGACCTACCCCCAGGAGGGCGCGTTCCCCGGCTACACCTTCGTCGAGACCGGTGTGCCCGGCGCCCTCTACACCGCGATCAGCCCGCTCCAGGGCGACGGTGACCTCGTGACCTTCTTCGTGGGGGTCGACGACATCGCCGACGCGATCGCCCGGACGACCACGCTGGGGGGTCGGGTCGTGCAGGAGCCGGTCACCGTGCCCGGCGTGTCCTTCGCGCTGATCGCCGACCCGCAGGGCCACATCGTGGGTCTCGCCCAGCAGCTGTGA
- a CDS encoding cupredoxin domain-containing protein, with protein MKNRLLNRPVGAALALALLLVPTAIGATAATAHAGGVVPNFTVLVGSETSNMAVQGQRFLPGDITINAGDTVTWQANSTEIHTVTFVDGGTPQDTPPAFNPGDASQGLPAGGSAMASHTYFNSGLLTTGATTGPLPWPAQHSYTLSFPDAGTFTYYCLVHGKMMRGVVHVVGATDALPYTQADIDADAAFQAAAINADGRASMAAATAASTNHKVFTGTDDGIAMTMRFSKHKVVIHKGDSVKFLNKMSMGAPHTVTFGAVPVGLALFNPAGNPANFRGGNLHSGIIGPGGKFKVTFNKVGRFHYVCALHQDMGMKGLVVVKP; from the coding sequence TTGAAGAACAGACTGCTGAATCGACCGGTCGGCGCAGCGCTCGCGCTGGCCCTCCTGCTCGTACCCACCGCGATCGGAGCGACGGCCGCGACGGCTCATGCCGGGGGGGTGGTACCGAACTTCACCGTGCTGGTCGGCTCGGAGACCTCCAACATGGCCGTCCAGGGCCAGCGCTTCCTGCCCGGTGACATCACCATCAACGCCGGTGACACGGTCACCTGGCAGGCGAACTCGACCGAGATCCACACGGTCACCTTCGTCGACGGCGGAACGCCCCAGGACACCCCTCCGGCGTTCAACCCGGGCGACGCGAGCCAAGGCCTGCCCGCGGGTGGCAGCGCGATGGCGAGCCACACCTACTTCAACTCCGGGCTGCTGACCACGGGTGCCACCACCGGTCCGCTGCCGTGGCCCGCCCAGCACAGCTACACCCTCAGCTTCCCCGACGCCGGCACGTTCACCTACTACTGCCTGGTCCACGGGAAGATGATGCGCGGTGTCGTCCACGTGGTCGGGGCCACCGATGCGCTGCCGTACACCCAGGCCGACATCGACGCGGACGCCGCCTTCCAGGCCGCCGCCATCAACGCCGACGGTCGTGCCTCCATGGCTGCCGCCACGGCCGCCAGCACCAACCACAAGGTGTTCACCGGCACCGACGACGGCATCGCGATGACGATGCGGTTCTCGAAGCACAAGGTGGTCATCCACAAGGGCGACAGCGTGAAGTTCCTGAACAAGATGTCGATGGGTGCTCCGCACACGGTCACCTTCGGCGCCGTGCCGGTCGGGCTGGCCCTGTTCAACCCGGCCGGGAACCCGGCCAACTTCAGGGGTGGCAACCTCCACTCCGGCATCATCGGTCCGGGCGGGAAGTTCAAGGTGACCTTCAACAAGGTGGGCCGCTTCCACTACGTCTGTGCCCTGCACCAGGACATGGGCATGAAGGGGCTCGTGGTCGTCAAGCCGTAG
- a CDS encoding VOC family protein produces the protein MDEDSSFPWLLHTAIDTTDARGLAEFYRELLGLRYRTGDEPPADGEVDDADWLVLVDGDGNRKLAFQQVPVLTPTTWPAHDVPMQMHLDLSVADVADLERHRTRAESLGARLVLDRSDDDGEPLYVLADPSGHPFCLLVR, from the coding sequence ATGGACGAGGACAGCTCCTTCCCGTGGCTCCTGCACACGGCCATCGACACGACGGACGCCCGAGGGCTCGCGGAGTTCTACCGCGAGCTCCTCGGGCTCCGCTATCGCACGGGTGACGAGCCTCCCGCCGACGGTGAGGTCGACGACGCCGACTGGCTGGTCCTGGTCGACGGTGACGGCAACCGCAAGCTCGCCTTCCAGCAGGTGCCGGTCCTGACGCCGACGACGTGGCCGGCGCACGACGTACCGATGCAGATGCATCTCGATCTCAGCGTCGCCGACGTCGCCGACCTCGAGCGCCACCGGACCCGTGCCGAGTCGCTCGGCGCCCGGCTGGTGCTGGACCGCAGCGACGACGACGGCGAGCCGCTCTACGTCCTGGCCGACCCTTCGGGCCACCCGTTCTGCCTGCTGGTCCGCTGA
- the thrB gene encoding homoserine kinase, which produces MSHAPGPVVVTVPASSANLGPGFDSLGLALDLRDTLRGSVVPSGLTVTVDGEGADAVPRDESHLVVRAMRATFAALGAAAPGLELACTNRIPHARGLGSSSAAIVGGVHLARALVDGGSEAMSDLEAFRLAAGIEGHPDNVAAACFGGLTVSGRADDGFFAARAPVSPTVRAVVLVPPTPLSTAVARGLLPDVVPHGEAAANAGRAALLMTALAGQPALLLSATEDLLHQSYRRPAMPDSLDLVDRLRAAGHAAVVSGAGPTVLVLTAAETGDVLGFAPPGWDVRVLDIAAAGVGARPA; this is translated from the coding sequence ATGAGCCACGCGCCCGGCCCGGTCGTCGTCACGGTGCCGGCGAGCAGCGCCAACCTCGGGCCCGGATTCGACTCCCTCGGCCTGGCCCTCGACCTGCGCGACACCCTGCGCGGCTCGGTCGTTCCGAGCGGTCTGACCGTGACGGTGGATGGAGAGGGCGCCGACGCGGTGCCCCGCGACGAGTCCCATCTGGTGGTCCGGGCGATGCGGGCCACCTTCGCGGCGCTCGGCGCAGCGGCTCCGGGTCTCGAGCTGGCCTGCACCAACAGGATCCCGCACGCCCGTGGCCTCGGGTCGTCGTCGGCCGCGATCGTCGGAGGCGTCCACCTGGCCCGGGCCCTGGTGGACGGCGGCTCCGAGGCGATGTCCGACCTCGAGGCGTTCCGGCTGGCAGCCGGCATCGAGGGGCATCCGGACAATGTCGCAGCGGCCTGCTTCGGGGGGCTCACCGTGTCGGGCCGGGCCGACGACGGCTTCTTCGCAGCCCGGGCCCCGGTCTCCCCGACGGTCCGGGCCGTCGTCCTGGTCCCGCCGACGCCGCTGTCGACCGCCGTGGCCCGCGGGCTGCTCCCGGACGTCGTACCCCATGGAGAGGCGGCGGCCAACGCCGGCCGCGCCGCACTCCTGATGACTGCGCTTGCCGGCCAGCCCGCACTGCTGCTGAGCGCCACCGAGGACCTGCTCCACCAGTCCTACCGCCGCCCGGCGATGCCGGACTCGCTGGACCTCGTGGACCGGTTGCGCGCCGCCGGACACGCAGCGGTGGTGTCGGGCGCGGGGCCGACGGTGCTGGTGCTGACCGCCGCCGAGACCGGAGACGTGCTCGGCTTCGCGCCCCCGGGCTGGGACGTCCGGGTGCTCGACATCGCGGCCGCCGGCGTCGGCGCCCGGCCGGCCTGA
- the thrC gene encoding threonine synthase has product MADVDSAARPGGTRQWRGVIAEYRPLLDLLPDDLEPVTLREGGTPLVHSAWLSELTDGDVWLKVEGDNPTGSFKDRGMTAAISVALHEGARAVVCASTGNTSASMSAYAARAGLTPIVLMPEGKIAAGKMAQAIVHGALIVMVRGNFDHCLELARQLSWNYPVCLVNSVNPVRIQGQKTAAFEIVDFLGDAPDVHLLPVGNAGNITAYWLGYEQYAALGRSTRKPRMRGFQAEGAAPLVTGEPFPDPETKATAIRVGNPASWKQAEAAARESDGRFRALSDAQILSAQSELARREGVFVEPASAAGVAGLLADLAAGESYAGLTVAITVTGHGLKDTATALESAGDLVDAVIDADVDQAAAAAGLR; this is encoded by the coding sequence CTGGCCGACGTCGACTCCGCAGCCCGGCCCGGGGGCACCCGGCAGTGGAGGGGTGTGATCGCGGAGTACCGCCCGCTGCTCGACCTGCTGCCCGACGACCTCGAGCCGGTGACGCTCCGCGAGGGCGGCACCCCGCTGGTGCACTCGGCCTGGCTCTCGGAGCTGACCGACGGCGACGTCTGGCTCAAGGTGGAGGGCGACAACCCGACCGGCTCGTTCAAGGACCGCGGGATGACCGCCGCGATCTCGGTGGCGTTGCACGAGGGCGCCCGGGCCGTGGTCTGCGCCTCGACCGGCAACACCTCGGCGTCGATGTCGGCCTACGCGGCGCGAGCCGGACTGACCCCGATCGTGCTGATGCCCGAGGGCAAGATCGCGGCCGGGAAGATGGCCCAGGCGATCGTGCACGGCGCCCTGATCGTGATGGTGCGTGGCAACTTCGACCACTGCCTCGAGCTGGCCCGCCAGCTGTCGTGGAACTACCCCGTCTGCCTGGTCAACTCGGTCAACCCGGTCCGGATCCAGGGCCAGAAGACCGCGGCCTTCGAGATCGTCGACTTCCTCGGCGACGCGCCGGACGTGCACCTGCTGCCGGTCGGCAACGCCGGCAACATCACGGCGTACTGGCTGGGCTACGAGCAGTACGCCGCCCTGGGCCGCTCGACCCGCAAGCCGCGGATGCGCGGCTTCCAGGCCGAGGGCGCTGCCCCGTTGGTCACCGGCGAGCCGTTCCCCGACCCCGAGACCAAGGCGACCGCGATCCGGGTCGGCAACCCGGCGTCGTGGAAGCAGGCCGAGGCCGCCGCCCGCGAGTCGGACGGACGCTTCCGCGCCCTCAGCGACGCCCAGATCCTGTCCGCGCAGTCGGAGCTCGCGCGCCGCGAGGGCGTCTTCGTGGAGCCCGCCTCGGCCGCCGGGGTGGCCGGCCTGCTCGCCGACCTGGCGGCGGGGGAGTCCTACGCCGGCCTGACCGTCGCGATCACCGTGACCGGGCACGGGCTCAAGGACACCGCCACGGCGCTGGAGTCCGCCGGAGACCTCGTGGACGCGGTGATCGACGCCGACGTGGACCAGGCGGCCGCGGCGGCCGGGCTGCGATGA
- a CDS encoding homoserine dehydrogenase, which produces MKPLNVAVLGCGSVGSQVVRLLTEQAGDLTARVGAPVRLVGVAVRRIDAARDVVVPDGLLTTDAAALVARDDVDLVVEVIGGIEPARALILSALENGASVVTANKALLADDGPTLFEAAEKAGRDLYYEAAVAGAIPILRPLRESLAGDRVTRVLGIVNGTTNFILDKMDSTGAGFHEALEEAQDLGYAEADPTADVEGFDAAAKAAILASLAFHSRVTAADVHREGITDVTAADIASAREMGSVVKLLAIAEIVTGAGGDEGISVRVHPAMIPRSHPLASVREAYNAVFVESEAAGQLMFYGPGAGGAPTASAVLGDLVTVARNRLGNTRGAGESAYADRVVLPMGETRTRYHVAVDVDDRAGVLAEIATAFAEEDVSIQTLRQEGRGEDAQLVVVSHEATDAQLSSTVERLRGLACVREVTSVMRVEGTVE; this is translated from the coding sequence GTGAAGCCGCTGAACGTCGCCGTGCTCGGCTGTGGCTCCGTGGGATCCCAGGTGGTGCGGCTGCTCACCGAGCAGGCCGGCGACCTGACCGCACGGGTCGGTGCACCCGTGCGCCTCGTGGGCGTCGCCGTACGCCGGATCGACGCGGCGCGCGACGTGGTCGTCCCCGACGGGCTCCTCACCACGGACGCCGCCGCACTGGTGGCCCGCGACGACGTCGACCTCGTGGTCGAGGTGATCGGCGGGATCGAGCCGGCCCGGGCGCTGATCCTCTCCGCGCTGGAGAACGGCGCCAGCGTCGTCACCGCCAACAAGGCGTTGCTGGCCGACGACGGGCCGACGCTGTTCGAGGCGGCCGAGAAGGCCGGCCGTGACCTCTACTACGAGGCCGCCGTGGCCGGCGCGATCCCGATCCTGCGGCCGTTGCGCGAGTCACTGGCCGGTGACCGGGTGACCCGGGTGCTCGGCATCGTCAACGGCACGACCAACTTCATCCTCGACAAGATGGACTCCACCGGCGCCGGCTTCCACGAGGCCTTGGAAGAGGCGCAGGACCTGGGGTACGCCGAGGCCGACCCGACCGCCGACGTCGAGGGCTTCGACGCCGCGGCGAAGGCCGCGATCCTGGCCAGCCTCGCCTTCCACTCGAGGGTGACGGCGGCCGACGTTCACCGTGAGGGCATCACCGACGTGACCGCGGCCGACATCGCGTCGGCGCGCGAGATGGGCAGCGTGGTCAAGCTGCTGGCGATCGCCGAGATCGTCACCGGCGCCGGCGGGGACGAGGGCATCTCGGTGCGGGTGCACCCGGCGATGATCCCCCGGTCGCACCCCCTGGCCAGCGTGCGCGAGGCCTACAACGCGGTGTTCGTCGAGTCCGAGGCCGCCGGTCAGCTGATGTTCTACGGACCGGGTGCCGGTGGTGCCCCGACCGCCAGCGCGGTGCTCGGTGACCTGGTCACGGTCGCCCGCAACCGGCTGGGCAACACCCGCGGGGCCGGCGAGTCGGCGTACGCCGACCGGGTCGTGCTGCCGATGGGCGAGACCCGCACCCGCTACCACGTCGCCGTCGACGTCGACGACCGCGCCGGTGTGCTCGCCGAGATCGCCACCGCGTTCGCCGAGGAGGACGTGTCGATCCAGACCCTGCGCCAGGAGGGCCGGGGTGAGGACGCCCAGCTCGTCGTGGTCTCCCACGAGGCGACCGACGCGCAGCTGTCGAGCACGGTGGAGCGGCTGCGCGGCCTGGCCTGCGTGCGCGAGGTGACGTCGGTGATGCGTGTGGAAGGGACTGTGGAGTGA
- the lysA gene encoding diaminopimelate decarboxylase, which yields MPTHEAGWAHADGALRGPAWLRPPADHDVLVDRLWSTTAHKVDGELVVGGVSVPDLVADVNTPAYVLDEADFRARARAFRDGFAGYDVYYAGKAFLCTAVARWVAEEGLSLDVCSDGELTVALRAGFDPARIGYHGNNKTEPELRRAVAEGVGRVIVDSFDELDRLERVTVSLGRSQPVMVRVTPGVEAHTHEYIATAHEDQKFGFSITAGDALEAVRRVVAAPGLELLGLHSHIGSQIFDTSGFEVAARRVLALHAQVGTELGVTMPEMDLGGGFGIAYTTEDDPADPAQLATEMTKIVEHECRALGVAEPRLSIEPGRAIVGPAMCTVYTVGTVKRVELDGGAVRTYVSVDGGMSDNIRTALYDADYSCTLASRTSAAPPALSRVVGKHCEAGDIVVQDEFLPADVRPGDLVAVPSTGAYCRSMASNYNHALRPPVVAVRDGVATTLVRRETVDDLLATDLGAHE from the coding sequence ATGCCCACTCACGAGGCAGGCTGGGCGCACGCCGACGGCGCCCTGCGGGGACCCGCCTGGCTGCGGCCGCCCGCGGACCACGACGTGCTGGTCGACCGCCTCTGGTCGACGACCGCGCACAAGGTCGACGGCGAGCTGGTGGTCGGCGGGGTCTCCGTGCCCGACCTGGTCGCCGACGTCAACACCCCGGCGTACGTGCTCGACGAGGCCGACTTCCGGGCCCGGGCCCGCGCCTTCAGGGACGGGTTCGCCGGGTACGACGTCTACTACGCCGGCAAGGCGTTCCTCTGCACGGCCGTCGCCCGCTGGGTCGCCGAGGAGGGCCTGAGCCTGGACGTCTGCTCCGACGGGGAGCTGACGGTCGCCCTGAGGGCCGGCTTCGACCCGGCCCGGATCGGCTACCACGGCAACAACAAGACCGAGCCCGAGCTGCGGCGCGCGGTGGCCGAGGGGGTCGGTCGGGTGATCGTCGACTCCTTCGACGAGCTCGACCGGCTGGAGCGGGTCACCGTGAGCCTGGGCCGCTCCCAGCCGGTGATGGTGCGGGTGACGCCGGGCGTCGAGGCGCACACCCACGAGTACATCGCCACCGCCCACGAGGACCAGAAGTTCGGCTTCTCGATCACCGCGGGCGACGCTCTCGAGGCCGTACGACGTGTGGTCGCCGCCCCAGGGCTCGAGCTGCTCGGGCTGCACTCCCACATCGGGAGCCAGATCTTCGACACCTCGGGCTTCGAGGTCGCGGCCCGGCGGGTGCTGGCGCTGCACGCGCAGGTCGGCACCGAGCTGGGCGTGACCATGCCGGAGATGGACCTCGGCGGCGGCTTCGGCATCGCCTACACCACCGAGGACGACCCGGCCGACCCGGCGCAGCTGGCCACCGAGATGACCAAGATCGTCGAGCACGAGTGCCGGGCGCTGGGCGTCGCCGAGCCGCGGCTGTCGATCGAGCCCGGCCGAGCGATCGTCGGCCCGGCGATGTGCACCGTCTACACCGTCGGCACGGTCAAGCGGGTCGAGCTCGACGGGGGAGCGGTGCGCACCTACGTCAGCGTCGACGGGGGGATGAGCGACAACATCCGCACCGCCCTCTACGACGCCGACTACTCCTGCACCCTCGCGTCCCGCACGTCGGCTGCTCCGCCCGCGCTCTCCCGCGTGGTCGGCAAGCACTGCGAGGCCGGTGACATCGTGGTGCAGGACGAGTTCCTGCCGGCCGACGTGCGGCCCGGCGACCTGGTCGCCGTACCCTCGACCGGGGCCTACTGCCGATCGATGGCCTCCAACTACAACCACGCGTTGCGCCCGCCGGTGGTCGCGGTGCGGGACGGCGTCGCGACGACCCTCGTCCGGCGCGAGACTGTGGACGACCTGCTGGCCACCGACCTGGGAGCGCACGAGTGA